The proteins below are encoded in one region of Candidatus Moraniibacteriota bacterium:
- a CDS encoding DNA-binding protein, producing the protein MKQLTFRLKPGQYLKEEIEKIAVEKEIKAGVLLSIVGGLENAILRMAASEPDNQIVKEWDEPFEIVSGTGTISKEGCHIHISVSDKQGKVIGGHLKDGCEIKYTAEIVIGIFDDVSYERVFDENTGFKELEVK; encoded by the coding sequence ATGAAGCAACTTACATTCAGACTAAAACCAGGACAATATCTCAAAGAAGAGATTGAAAAAATCGCTGTTGAGAAAGAAATAAAAGCTGGTGTACTTCTGTCGATTGTCGGGGGCTTAGAGAATGCCATATTGAGAATGGCAGCATCAGAACCAGATAACCAGATTGTAAAAGAATGGGATGAACCATTTGAAATAGTTTCTGGCACGGGCACGATATCAAAAGAGGGGTGTCACATCCATATTTCTGTTTCTGATAAGCAAGGAAAGGTGATTGGAGGTCACCTCAAGGATGGTTGTGAAATAAAATATACAGCAGAAATCGTCATAGGAATCTTTGACGATGTATCGTACGAACGTGTTTTTGATGAGAATACTGGCTTCAAAGAACTGGAAGTAAAATAA
- a CDS encoding 8-oxo-dGTP diphosphatase has product MTKKIMTLCFIVKEEKILLGMKKRGFGEGRWNGFGGKLHDGESIEDAAKRETREECGIMITKMEKVGIHEFEFVTSRGDILEVHVFRIDSWDGEPVETEEMRPQWFTIDAIPYDEMWPDDIHWLPVFLAGKKFRTKFLFGEGDSVLENHVEEVAALDDSTEKKNTH; this is encoded by the coding sequence ATGACAAAGAAAATAATGACACTCTGTTTCATCGTGAAGGAAGAAAAGATTTTGCTTGGCATGAAGAAACGTGGATTCGGAGAGGGACGATGGAACGGGTTTGGTGGAAAATTGCATGATGGAGAATCTATCGAAGATGCTGCCAAGCGTGAGACGCGGGAAGAGTGTGGGATCATGATCACCAAGATGGAAAAAGTCGGTATTCATGAATTTGAATTTGTGACGAGCAGAGGCGATATTCTAGAGGTACACGTTTTTCGGATTGATAGTTGGGATGGAGAGCCTGTCGAAACCGAAGAAATGCGACCGCAGTGGTTCACCATCGACGCTATTCCTTATGATGAAATGTGGCCGGATGATATTCACTGGCTACCAGTGTTTCTCGCTGGTAAAAAATTCCGAACAAAATTCCTCTTTGGTGAGGGTGACTCGGTACTTGAGAATCACGTTGAAGAAGTGGCTGCGCTTGATGACTCTACAGAAAAGAAAAACACCCACTGA
- the secA gene encoding preprotein translocase subunit SecA, which produces MSFLEKLFGSNEREVNKFRPLIAKINVFDEPLRLLSEEDLKGKAQLFRERLTQGETLDDILPEAFAVVREVAGRVIGERHYDVQMLGGIALHHGRIAEMKTGEGKTLTSTLPIYLNALSGKGVHVVTVNDYLAKRDCNWMGQVYEALGLTTGCIVGQNTSYRYESNISDTDSVSVEMANLIPVTRREAYVSDITYGTNNEFGFDYLRDNMVADRAEMTQRELNFAVVDEVDSILIDEARTPLIISAPDSESTKMYERFARIVPQLSKEKDYIVDEKMKVVTLTDEGMNHVEKLLGMGNIYTSGNIEYVHHLEQSLKAQIIFSLDRDYVVKDGEVIIVDDFTGRLMPGRRYSEGLHQAIEAKEGVPVQRESRTLATITFQNYFRLYNKLSGMTGTALTSAEEFAKVYKLDVVEIPTNKILIRKDLPDIIYKTEEAKYRAIANRVKEIHALGQPALIGTIAIEKSEHLSALLTREGVPHEVLNAKNHEREASIVANAGHLGSVTIATNMAGRGTDIKLGDGVREVGGLFIIGTERHEARRIDNQLRGRAGRQGDPGASQFYVSLEDELMRRFGGEKMKSMMTTLGLPEDEPIQNGLISKTIESAQSKIEGFNFDMRKHVLEYDDVMNKQREVVYRKRKNVLELEAFRDETLNLLSEELDHIISFHTASEEAVWNVSEVAVEANGMFPTLDEKETVKHLESIRDDRSKDELEKKSLILEYLMGEAKKVYSLKESALGKETWNGIQKALYLRSLDTLWMNHLDEIDYLRQGIGLRGYGQRDPLIEYKREAYDLFLGLMDTVRKTYLLTILKIGSGENMAQKVSPREIRFSGANESIEQFQNSKQITNNNQQESEVIQKPIINQNVTNRNDPCPCGSGKKYKKCHGK; this is translated from the coding sequence ATGTCATTTTTAGAGAAATTGTTCGGTTCTAACGAACGAGAAGTCAACAAATTCCGTCCGCTTATTGCAAAAATTAATGTTTTCGATGAACCTCTTCGTCTTCTCTCAGAGGAGGATTTGAAAGGAAAGGCGCAGTTATTTCGAGAACGATTGACCCAAGGAGAAACACTCGATGATATTCTCCCGGAAGCATTTGCGGTTGTTCGAGAAGTGGCAGGACGAGTCATTGGTGAGCGTCATTATGACGTACAGATGCTCGGAGGTATTGCTCTCCATCATGGAAGAATCGCTGAGATGAAGACGGGCGAAGGAAAAACACTCACTTCGACGCTTCCTATTTATTTGAATGCTCTTTCAGGCAAAGGTGTTCATGTTGTGACCGTCAATGATTATCTCGCCAAGCGTGACTGTAATTGGATGGGACAAGTCTATGAAGCACTCGGTCTCACGACGGGTTGTATTGTCGGACAAAATACTTCTTATCGTTATGAATCAAATATTTCTGATACAGACAGTGTGAGTGTAGAGATGGCCAATCTTATTCCTGTGACGCGTCGAGAAGCTTATGTGTCAGATATTACTTATGGTACGAATAATGAATTTGGTTTTGATTATCTGCGTGACAATATGGTCGCGGATCGTGCTGAGATGACACAAAGAGAACTCAACTTTGCGGTCGTTGATGAAGTCGATTCGATTCTTATCGATGAAGCACGTACGCCACTTATTATTTCTGCTCCAGACAGTGAATCCACCAAGATGTATGAGCGTTTTGCCCGTATTGTTCCACAACTGAGTAAAGAAAAAGACTATATCGTGGATGAAAAAATGAAAGTAGTGACACTGACTGATGAAGGAATGAATCATGTGGAGAAGCTTCTTGGAATGGGGAATATCTATACATCAGGAAATATTGAGTACGTCCATCATCTCGAACAATCGCTCAAAGCCCAAATTATTTTTAGTCTTGACCGAGATTATGTCGTGAAGGATGGAGAAGTGATTATTGTAGATGATTTTACTGGACGCCTCATGCCAGGACGTCGATATAGTGAGGGGCTTCATCAGGCTATCGAGGCCAAAGAAGGTGTTCCGGTGCAACGTGAATCTCGGACGCTTGCTACGATTACATTTCAAAACTATTTCCGTCTCTACAATAAATTATCAGGGATGACGGGTACAGCCCTCACTTCAGCAGAGGAGTTTGCCAAGGTGTATAAGCTCGATGTCGTGGAAATTCCAACGAACAAAATACTCATCCGTAAGGATCTGCCTGATATCATCTACAAAACAGAAGAAGCAAAATATCGTGCCATAGCCAACCGGGTGAAAGAAATCCATGCTCTTGGACAGCCAGCACTCATCGGTACTATCGCTATCGAAAAATCTGAACATCTGAGTGCTCTTCTGACACGTGAAGGTGTGCCACACGAAGTGCTCAATGCCAAGAATCATGAACGTGAAGCTTCTATCGTCGCCAATGCCGGACATCTGGGCTCTGTCACTATCGCTACCAATATGGCTGGTCGTGGTACGGATATCAAGCTTGGTGATGGTGTACGAGAAGTTGGAGGACTCTTCATCATCGGTACTGAGCGTCACGAAGCGCGTCGTATCGACAATCAGCTTCGTGGTCGTGCAGGACGTCAGGGTGATCCTGGCGCATCGCAATTCTATGTGTCACTCGAAGATGAGCTTATGCGACGATTTGGTGGGGAGAAGATGAAAAGTATGATGACAACGCTCGGACTCCCTGAGGATGAGCCTATTCAGAATGGACTGATCTCCAAAACAATCGAAAGTGCTCAATCAAAAATCGAAGGATTTAACTTTGATATGCGTAAACACGTTCTCGAATATGATGATGTGATGAACAAACAACGTGAAGTGGTTTATCGAAAAAGAAAAAATGTACTCGAACTTGAAGCATTCCGTGATGAGACGCTCAATCTCCTCTCCGAAGAACTCGATCATATCATCAGTTTTCATACAGCGAGTGAGGAAGCGGTATGGAATGTCTCTGAAGTTGCCGTGGAAGCAAATGGTATGTTCCCGACGCTCGATGAGAAAGAAACAGTGAAACATCTCGAGAGTATTCGAGATGATCGTTCCAAAGATGAGCTCGAGAAGAAAAGTCTCATCCTCGAATATCTCATGGGTGAGGCCAAGAAAGTCTATAGCCTGAAAGAATCAGCACTCGGAAAAGAAACATGGAATGGTATACAGAAAGCACTCTATCTCCGTTCGCTCGATACGCTGTGGATGAATCATCTCGATGAGATAGATTATCTCCGTCAGGGTATCGGACTGCGTGGCTACGGTCAGCGTGATCCGCTTATCGAGTACAAACGTGAAGCGTATGATCTCTTCCTCGGACTGATGGACACCGTGAGAAAGACGTATCTCTTGACCATTCTCAAAATCGGTTCGGGAGAGAATATGGCTCAGAAAGTATCGCCTCGTGAAATACGATTTTCTGGAGCCAATGAAAGTATTGAACAATTTCAAAACAGCAAACAAATAACAAATAATAACCAACAAGAATCGGAAGTGATACAAAAACCAATCATCAATCAGAACGTTACCAATCGTAATGATCCTTGTCCGTGTGGTTCAGGAAAGAAATACAAGAAGTGCCATGGGAAATAA
- a CDS encoding NUDIX domain-containing protein, translated as MERRQFIAYRKKKPPFGFAPPAGHMDGDNSFEESAKRELKEEVGLEAQNIKLLIEGRKENSCRREGGSWHYWKIYQIEATGEIKRSEDETKRAIFYKKDDLLLLASKTEKYVRGDISQDDWEKSPGIEPVWYEWLKELKII; from the coding sequence TTGGAGAGACGGCAATTTATTGCTTATAGAAAGAAAAAACCCCCATTTGGTTTTGCGCCTCCAGCTGGTCATATGGACGGAGATAATTCTTTTGAGGAATCAGCCAAAAGAGAGTTAAAGGAGGAGGTCGGATTAGAGGCGCAAAATATAAAACTTTTAATTGAAGGACGAAAAGAAAATTCTTGTAGGCGTGAAGGCGGAAGCTGGCACTATTGGAAAATCTATCAGATTGAAGCTACGGGCGAAATAAAAAGAAGTGAAGATGAAACAAAGCGGGCGATTTTTTATAAAAAAGATGATTTATTATTACTCGCGAGTAAAACTGAAAAATACGTTCGTGGAGATATCAGCCAAGATGATTGGGAAAAATCGCCTGGGATTGAGCCAGTTTGGTACGAATGGTTAAAAGAACTTAAAATTATTTGA
- a CDS encoding nucleoside triphosphate pyrophosphohydrolase has protein sequence MKYNKLVRDKIIEIIEGKGEKATYHTATDEEYRQKLNEKLLEEVNEFLVDKNKEEMADIYEVIASLLKLNGWSDEEIVLLQKEKYEKRGGFEKRIILEES, from the coding sequence ATGAAATACAATAAACTAGTACGCGATAAAATAATTGAGATTATTGAAGGAAAAGGAGAAAAAGCAACGTATCACACCGCTACAGACGAAGAATATCGACAGAAGCTGAATGAAAAATTGCTCGAAGAGGTGAATGAATTTCTCGTCGATAAGAACAAAGAAGAAATGGCTGATATATATGAGGTGATTGCATCTCTACTGAAACTGAATGGATGGAGTGATGAAGAAATCGTTCTGCTACAGAAGGAAAAATATGAGAAGCGCGGAGGTTTCGAGAAGCGGATTATCCTCGAAGAATCATAA
- a CDS encoding class I SAM-dependent methyltransferase, protein MNLKDTYDTIAVDWHKDHLTDDWWINGMEKFAALLSVGAVVLDAGCAGGVKSKFLAERGFRVTGIDFAPNFIEIAKREVPEAEFHVLDIRDIASMEKEFDGVVMQAVLLHFPKKEITGILRNTITKIKPNGILFLSVKEPREGQSEEEVEIENDYGYEYERFFSYFSKQELEDVLRKLGLDIELSDVHLAGKTRWLQIIARKK, encoded by the coding sequence ATGAATCTCAAAGACACATACGATACAATAGCCGTAGATTGGCACAAGGATCACCTCACCGATGATTGGTGGATCAATGGCATGGAAAAATTCGCGGCTTTGCTTTCTGTGGGAGCTGTCGTCCTGGATGCTGGATGCGCAGGCGGGGTCAAATCAAAGTTTCTTGCTGAGAGGGGATTTCGGGTGACTGGAATCGATTTTGCTCCGAATTTTATCGAAATCGCCAAAAGAGAGGTTCCTGAAGCAGAGTTTCACGTTCTTGATATCAGGGATATCGCTTCAATGGAAAAAGAATTCGATGGGGTTGTGATGCAGGCGGTACTCCTTCATTTTCCTAAAAAGGAAATCACGGGTATTCTCAGGAATACCATTACCAAAATTAAACCAAATGGTATCCTCTTTCTTTCTGTCAAAGAACCACGGGAAGGTCAATCAGAGGAGGAAGTAGAAATAGAAAATGATTATGGGTATGAGTATGAACGATTTTTCAGTTATTTTTCGAAACAGGAATTGGAGGATGTTCTCAGGAAATTGGGTTTGGATATTGAACTCTCGGATGTCCACTTGGCTGGCAAGACCCGATGGCTTCAGATAATCGCACGTAAGAAGTGA